The following are encoded together in the Cynocephalus volans isolate mCynVol1 chromosome 4, mCynVol1.pri, whole genome shotgun sequence genome:
- the ANKRD49 gene encoding ankyrin repeat domain-containing protein 49, which yields MEKEKVNDAGKPDPENSLDFSEHFNQLELLETHGHLIPTGTQSLWAGNSDEDEEQDEKNEEWYQLQEKKMEKDPSKLLLWAAEKNRLNTVRRLLSEKATHVNTRDEDEYTPLHRAAYSGHLDIVRELIAQGADVHAVTVDGWTPLHSACKWNNTRVASFLLQHDADINAQTKGLLTPLHLAAGNRDSKDTLELLLMNRYIKPGLKNNLEETAFDIARRTSIYHYLFEIVEGCTNSSPQS from the exons atggaaaaagagaaagtaaatgatgctggaaaaccAGACCCAGAGAATTCCTTGGACTTTTCTGAACACTTTAACCAACTTGAATTGTTGGAAACACATGGACACCTTATTCCCACTGGTACTCAAAGTCTCTGGGCAGGCAATTCTGATGAAGATGAGGagcaagatgaaaaaaatgaagagtggtatcaattgcaagaaaaaaaaatggaaaaggaccCAAGCAAATTGCTTCTTTGGGCTGCTGAAAAAAATCGG CTTAATACAGTGCGGAGACTACTTTCTGAAAAGGCCACTCACGTGAACACTAGGGATGAAGATGAGTATACCCCCCTTCATCGAGCAGCATACAGTGGACACTTAGATATTGTCCGTGAGCTAATTGCGCAAGGGGCAGATGTTCATGCTGTGACTGTGGATGGATGGACGCCCCTGCACAGTGCTTGTAAGTGGAATAATACCAGAGTGGCTTCTTTCTTACTTCAGCATGATGCAGATATCAATGCCCAAACAAAAGGCCTCTTGACCCCCTTACATCTTGCTGCTGGGAACAGAGACAGCAAAGATACCCTGGAACTCCTCCTGATGAACCGTTACATCAAACCAGGGCTGAAAAACAACTTGGAAGAAACTGCATTTGATATCGCCAGGAGGACAAGTATCTATCACTACCTCTTTGAAATTGTGGAAGGCTGTACAAATTCTTCACCTCAGTCTTAA